The following proteins come from a genomic window of Sardina pilchardus chromosome 13, fSarPil1.1, whole genome shotgun sequence:
- the ckmb gene encoding creatine kinase, muscle b → MKNCNNDYKMKFKTEEEFPDLSLHNNHMAKVLTKEMYEKMRSKSTPSGWTLDDCIQTGVDNPGHPFIMTVGCVAGDEESYDVFKDLFDPIISDRHGGYKPTDKHSTDLNFENLKGGDDLDPNYVLSSRVRTGRSIKGYTLPPHNSRGERRAVEKLSIEALASLDGEFKGKYYPLSGMTDAEQEQLIADHFLFDKPVSPLLTAAGMARDWPDGRGIWHNDNKTFLVWVNEEDHLRVISMQKGGNMKEVFKRFCVGLQKIETIFKKHNHGFMWNEHLGFVLTCPSNLGTGLRGGVHVKLPKLSTHAKFEEILKRLRLQKRGTGGVDTASVGGVFDISNADRLGSSEVAQVQMVVDGVKLMVAMEKKLEKGESIDDMIPAQK, encoded by the exons ATGAAGAACTGCAACAATGATTACAAGATGAAATTCAAAACGGAGGAGGAGTTCCCAGACCTCTCTCTGCACAACAACCATATGGCCAAGGTGCTGACTAAAGAGATGTATGAGAAGATGAGGAGCAAGTCCACCCCTAGTGGATGGACCCTGGATGACTGCATCCAGACTGGTGTAGACAACCCAG GACATCCCTTCATCATGACTGTGGGATGTGTTGCTGGTGATGAGGAGTCCTACGATGTCTTCAAGGATCTGTTTGATCCCATCATCTCTGACCGTCATGGCGGCTACAAGCCCACTGACAAGCACTCCACTGACCTGAACTTTGAAAACCTGAAG GGAGGTGATGATCTGGACCCCAACTATGTACTGTCCAGCCGTGTGCGTACAGGCCGTAGCATCAAGGGATACACCTTGCCTCCCCACAACAGCCGTGGTGAGAGGAGAGCTGTGGAGAAACTCTCCATTGAGG CCCTGGCTAGCTTGGACGGTGAGTTCAAGGGAAAGTACTACCCACTGAGTGGCATGACTGACGCTGAGCAGGAGCAGCTGATCGCTGATCATTTCCTGTTTGACAAGCCCGTTTCTCCACTGTTGACCGCCGCTGGTATGGCTCGTGACTGGCCTGATGGCAGAGGTATCTG GCACAATGACAACAAGACCTTCTTGGTGTGGGTGAATGAGGAGGATCACTTGCGTGTCATCTCTATGCAGAAGGGAGGCAACATGAAGGAGGTTTTCAAGCGCTTCTGTGTTGGTCTGCAAAAG ATTGAGACCATCTTCAAGAAACACAATCATGGTTTCATGTGGAATGAGCATCTGGGTTTCGTCCTGACCTGTCCCTCTAATCTGGGAACTGGCCTGCGTGGTGGTGTCCATGTCAAGCTGCCCAAGCTGAGCACACATGCCAAGTTTGAGGAGATCCTGAAAAGACTGCGTCTGCAGAAACGTGGCACAG GTGGAGTGGACACTGCCTCTGTGGGTGGAGTCTTTGACATCTCCAACGCTGACCGTTTGGGTTCCTCAGAGGTAGCACAGGTGCAGATGGTGGTAGATGGAGTCAAGCTCATGGTTGCAATGGAGAAGAAGCTTGAGAAGGGAGAGTCTATTGATGACATGATCCCTGCTCAGAAGTAA